The DNA region GTGGCCCCCAGCACTCCAgcaatcttcttttcgcCCATTACACACGTCTTGCTGCTCACTGCTGTGACTAACTGCTACACATCTATCACACGCTTAAAAAGTTTTCGAGCGGGCGCTCGCCGTCACAACATACGTCATTGGAAAACACCCACACACCTGCGCGGCGCTACCACTTCACGCGTCGAGCGCCGCAGGCGCCAAACCCTTGAGATCGCGCTCGAACCTCTTGAGCTGCGCCAACGCCCCGCCCAGCGTCGCGTCCACCTCCTCGCCGCCGCCGCCGACCGTGATAGCGGCCTCCTTCTCGGCCACAAACGCCCCCACAAACTGCAACAGCTCGTCCCGGTCTACGTGCTGGGCGGCGCCCGCCGCGTGAACCGCCACGGGCACCTGCACCGCCGACCCTGCCAGCCCTGCTCTTCTCGCGCTCTTGAACATCCTGGCCGCCTTGGGGTCGCCAGCTGGACCGAGGGGCCGGCCGCCGTGCTTCAAATACACAGAAAAATTTGCGCCCGTGCGCCGCGACGTGGAACCTCGTAGAACGCGGGCGAAGCCCGCCAGGGGGCGCACCGCGCCCCCTGGGCCGCGCGCCGTCGGACGAGCGGACCGCACACCCATCTATATAAGGCGGGCGCGCTGCGCGCCCGCCCATCGCCCCACCGGCCACACCCACCAGCGATGTCCCAGGTGTATTTCGACGTAGAGGCTGACGGCCAGCCATTGGGCCGTATCGTGTTCAAGCTGTACAACGACGTGGTGCCCAAGACCGCGGAGAACTTCCGCGCGCTGTGCACCGGCGAAAAGGGCTTCGGCTACGCCGGGTCTCCATTCCACCGTGTGATCCCGGAGTTCATGCTGCAGGGAGGAGACTTCACGGCGGGTAACGGGACCGGCGGCAAGTCGATCTACGGGGGCAAGTTCCCGGACGAGAACTTTGTGCGCCGCCACGAGCGCCCCGGGCTGCTGTCGATGGCCAACGCAGGCCCTAACACCAACGGGtcgcagttcttcatcacGACGGTGCCATGTCCTTGGCTGGACGGCAAGCACGTGGTGTTCGGCG from Torulaspora globosa chromosome 3, complete sequence includes:
- the RPA14 gene encoding DNA-directed RNA polymerase I subunit RPA14 (ancestral locus Anc_8.337) — its product is MFKSARRAGLAGSAVQVPVAVHAAGAAQHVDRDELLQFVGAFVAEKEAAITVGGGGEEVDATLGGALAQLKRFERDLKGLAPAALDA
- the CPR1 gene encoding peptidylprolyl isomerase CPR1 (ancestral locus Anc_8.336), with the translated sequence MSQVYFDVEADGQPLGRIVFKLYNDVVPKTAENFRALCTGEKGFGYAGSPFHRVIPEFMLQGGDFTAGNGTGGKSIYGGKFPDENFVRRHERPGLLSMANAGPNTNGSQFFITTVPCPWLDGKHVVFGEVSEGYDVVKKVESLGSPSGATRARITVAKSGEL